In Actinopolyspora saharensis, the genomic window GCTGAGAGGGCGGCCGAGATCCTCCGGGGCCGCCGACCGCACGAACCTGACCGGGTAATACCGGCGTAGGGAGGGGAACGGCCATGGCCGACGTGTATCCGCAACCGTCCGATTCGAGCGAAGCGGCCACCTCGGAGTCCGGGCAGGCACCCGGAGGGATCACCGCACCGGGCGTCACCACGGGCGCCATCCGGGGCTCGCGCAAGGTCCACCACCGCACCGAGTCGGGGCTGCCCGTCCCGGCCCGCCGCGTCGAGCTGAGCAACGGCGAGCACCTGGACGTCTACGACACTTCGGGGCCCTACACCGACGAGAACGCCGAGATCGACGTGCACCGGGGGCTGCATCCGCTGCGCTCCGGTTGGACGGACGGTCGCGAGCACCGCACCCAGCTCGAGTGGGCCCGGGACGGTGTCGTCACCCGCGAGATGGAGTTCATCGCGGCACGCGAGGGGCTGTCCGCCGAGCTCGTGCGCTCGGAAGTGGCGGCCGGGCGCGCGGTGATCCCGGCCAACCGCCGTCACCCGGAGACCGAGCCGATGACCATCGGGAAGAACTTCCTGGTGAAGGTCAACGCCAACATCGGCAACTCCGCGGTGTCCTCCTCGATCGAGGAGGAGGTGGAGAAGATGGTCTGGGCCAGCCGCTGGGGCGCGGACACCATCATGGACCTGTCCACCGGCAGCCGCATCCACGAGACGCGCGAGGCCATCCTGCGCAACTCGCCGGTGCCGATCGGGACCGTGCCGATCTACCAGGCCATGGAGAAGGTCGGCGGCGATCCGGCCAACCTCACCTGGGAGTCCTACCGGGACACGGTCATCGAGCAGTGCGAGCAGGGCGTCGACTACATGACGGTGCACGCCGGGGTGCTGCTGCGCTACGTCCCGCTGACCGCCCAGCGGGTGACCGGGATCGTCTCCAGGGGCGGGTCGATCATGGCCGCGTGGTGCCTGGCCCACCACGAGGAGAGCTTCCTGTACACGCACTTCTCGGAGCTGTGCGAGATCCTGCGCTCCTACGACGTCACCTTCTCCCTCGGGGACGGCCTGCGGCCCGGTTCGATCGCCGACGCCAACGACAGGGCCCAGTTCGCCGAGCTCGAGACCCTCGGCGAGCTCACGCACATCGCGCGCGAGCACGGCGTGCAGGTGATGATCGAGGGGCCCGGGCACGTGCCGATGGACAAGATCGAGGAGAACGTGCGCCGCGAGGAGGAGCTCTGCGGGGAGGCCCCCTTCTACACGCTGGGGCCGCTGGCCACGGACGTGGCACCGGCCTACGACCACATCACCTCGGCGATCGGCGCGGCCAACATCGGCAGGGCCGGAACGGCCATGCTGTGCTACGTCACCCCGAAGGAGCACCTCGGGCTGCCCAACCGGGACGACGTGAAGACCGGGGTGATCACCTACAAGATCGCCGCGCACTCCTCCGACCTGGCCAAGGGGCATCCGCGGGCCCAGGAGCGGGACGACGCGCTGTCGAGGGCGCGCTTCGAGTTCCGGTGGAACGACCAGTTCAACCTGGCGCTGGACCCGGAGACCGCGCAGGTCTACCACGACGAGACCCTGCCCGCCGAACCGGCGAAGACCGCCCACTTCTGCTCCATGTGCGGCCCGAAGTTCTGCTCCATGAAGATCACCCAGGACGTGCGGGACTACGCGGACAAGCACGGGCTCAACAGCGTGGAGGCGATCGAGGCCGGGATGCGGGAGAAGGCCGAGGAGTTCACCGCCGCGGGCGGGAAGGTCTATCTGCCGATGGCCGAGTGAGGGGCGCACCGCGGCCGCAGGCCCCGGGGCCGGCGGCCGCTCTCGCCCGGAGGCGGGCCGCTCGCCGCGCAGGTGGCTGCTCGCGTGCCGGAAGTCCCCGAGAAGCCTGTCACCCCAACGCAGGCGCTCTGAGCCTGAGCAACCGGCACCGCCGCGGGTTCTCTCGGGGTGCTCTCGCGAGGAAGGCCCGACGTTGTGTAGGCCGCTACCCGATGTCGGGGCACCCGCAGCCGGGCGCCGACCGAGGCACCGCCAAGTGCTACCTACGACAAGCGACTCCTCGAAAGAGCCTCACCCCAACGCGAGCGCTTCAGCCCACGCAGGAGGAGAAGCTCCGGTGCGTGAGTCGGATGCATTGCAAGGCCGGGCCGCTCGCCGCGTAGGTCGCTACTCAAGAGCGGCCCAACACAGCAAGGCACCGACTCACGTGCCGGCTAACCGACCAACCGACCCAACTACCCCCGTACGGACTCCTAAAATGAGTGGGATGGACTCGACCTCAGGCACCCACCGCCCCGCCAACAACACGGCTCCGCCGACGGCGCTGACCATCGCCGGTTCGGATTCGGGTGGAAGCGCGGGGATGCACGCGGACCTGCGCACCTTCTTCTCCTGCGGGGTCCACGGGATGACCGCGGTCACGGCGGTGACCGTGCAGAACACGGTCGGTGTGAGCGATGTGGTCGAGATCCCCCCGGAGACCGTGGCGGCCCAGATCGAGTCCGTGGCCTCGGACATCGGGGTGCGCGCGGCCAAGACGGGGGTGTTGGCCTCGGCCGAGTGCATCGAGGCGGTGCTGCGGGCCTGCGACCGGCAGGGCATCGGCGGTGCGGGGCGGACGCCGTTGGTGATCGATCCGGTCGCCGCCTCGCGCAGCGGTGAGCCGCTGCTGCGCGACGACGCGCTGGAGGCGCTGCGCACCGAGGCCTTCCGGCGCGCGACCCTGGTCACCCCGAATCTGGACGAGGTGCGGTTGCTCACCGGGATCGACGTGCGCGGTCGGGAGCAGCTGTGGGACGCGGCGAAGGCGATCTACGACTTCGGGCCGAGCTACGTGCTGATCAAGAGCGGGCACCTGGCGGAGGACTCCGAGTGCGTGGACCTGCTGTTCGACGGGAACGAGGCCACGATGCTGCCGGGGCCGCGCTACTCCACCGTGCACACCCACGGGGCGGGGGACGCCTTCGCCTCGGCCACCACGGCCGCTCTCGCGCGGGGCGCTTCGGTGCCTCGGGCCGTGCGGATGGGCAAGCGGTTCGTCACGCGCTCGGTGGAGCACGCCTACCCGCTCGGCAGCGGGGTCGGCCCCGTCTCGACCTTCTGGCGGATCAGCAGTCGCTCGATCTGATCGCTGTCCGGCGCTCGCTCCGGTGCGGAGGCCTCGCTCCGGTCAGCGCCGGTAGCGCTCGGAACGCAGGCCGTCCAGGAAGGCCTTCCACGCTCGCGGGGAGACCGCGAGCACGCCGTCCTCCGGGCTCTTGGAGTCCCGCACGGCCGTGAACCCCGCGCCGAAGGCCACCTCGACGCAGTTGCCGCTGCCGCTTCCTGCGCCGCCTGACCGGGTGCTCCTGCACCACGTGCTCGTCAGCGGAAGAAGTCGACTGGCCATGGTGTGTGCTCCTCGCACGCTCGGGAGCGGCTCTTCAGAACCTGCTCGACCAAAGCTACCGAATCAGTCTGCGAGTGGGAACGCTCCGTGAGGATACGGATTCGTCCAGGACGACGTGGTGCTGCAGCGGCTCCGCGCGACGGAGGATCCGTTGGCGTGCCAACCGAGCGGTGACACGTCGTTCGACGATGTCCTCGGAAAGCCCCGGGTCCTTTCGGGAACACGCCCCCTCATCGAGTGATTTTCCTCGCTACCCAGTAACCCCGATCGTGGTGTGTGTCGACATCCCCGACGAAGGCGCGGATACCACGGACGGGTGGTTTCGCGGGCCACGGCCAACGTGGCCCGATCGTCGGCGCCGACGGCTCATCAGCACGACCATCAGCCGAAGCGTGGGGCGAATTCTGTGTTGAAACGACTGCAGGCGGAGTTGTCCACGGAAGCGGGTGCACCGGACCCCAGGCAACGGCAGTACACCACGGCCGTACTCCTCGCCGTCGCCGCGGCCGTGGTGCTCGGTTGGATGTTCGACCTCACGGGCCCGGCGATACTCGGCGGGCTGACGGCGGTGTTCGTGCTGATCACCTCCGAGGGGCACTCGTTGCGGGCGGATCTGCGCATGTTCGCCCGCTTCGCCCCGGCACTGACCCTGGTCATGGCCGTGGGGCCGCTGCTGGGAGAGATCCCGGTACTGGCCGGGACGCTGGTCACCCTCGTGGTGTTCGGCACCGGGATGCTGCCCGCCCTCGGCGAGCGCTACCGCACCTTCGGGCAGACCTTCGCCGCGGCCACCCTGGTCTCGACCACCACCGGAATCGGCGCGGACCAGCCGATCACGACCCTGGCCACCTGGGCCGTTCTCGGTTCCCTGTTCGCCCTGCTGCTGCGCGTGCTGCTCGGCCTGGGCGACCCCACGAGAACTATCCGGGTGACCGTCGCGCAGACCCTCACCACACCGGGCCCCGGTGTGGTGGCCGGGGCGGCCGCCGCGTGGCGCACCGACGGCAGGGTGAGCTGGCTGGGCCAGGTGCTGGCCGGTGCGGCGCGCTTCCGCGCCGCCCGCGAGGTGCTGCTGGCCCAGGCCCAGCAGACCGGCGAGCCCGAAGCCGAGTGGTTGCGCAGAACGGTCGCCCGCGGCGACGAGATCGCGACCGAGCTGGCCACGGCAGTGCGCTCCCGCGTGTGCACCGGGCTGAACCGGCTCGCCCGCGCGCGTCCCGAGGAACTGTCCGGTAGCGAGCAGCACGAGCTTCCCGAGGCCGTGCGCGGGATGAACGAGGGACTCGACCGGGTGCGCGCCGCCGTGCTCGAGCGGGACACCAGCGCCGCGACGGCGGCCACCAGCGGAGGACGCAGGCAGCAGGCCCTGGGAGCGGTGCGCGCGCACCTCTCGCTGCGCTCGGCGCTGTTCCGCCACGCCCTGCGCTGCGCGCTGGCCGTGGCCGCGGGCATGGCGGTCGCGCTGCTGCTGCACACCCCGGCGGCCTCCACGCTGCTGCTCGGGCTCCACGTGGTGCTGCAACCGGCCGCGCGGGACAGCATGAACGGTGCCCTCGAGCGCACCGGAGGCGCGGTGCTCGGCGTCGTCCTGCTGTCGGTGCTGATCGTGCTCGTGCCCCACGCCGTGCTGCTCGTCCCGCTGACCATCGCAGCGATGCTGCTGCGCGTGCAGCTGCTGCGCGGCGATTACCGGCTGCTGCTCGCCGCGTTGATCGGGATCACCTTGCTCGACCGGGTGAGCGCGGCCGAACGGCAGTCCCTGGTGGACTCCACCATCGGTTTCGCGGCCAACACCGCCATCGGGGCCGCGATAGCGCTGGCCGTCGGCTTCGTGAGCTACCTGGTGCTGCCGAGCAGCCTCCGTCCGGACGTGCACGGCACCATCCGCTCCACGGTGTGGTCCCTGTCCGAACTGCTGCGCAGCGTCCGCGCCGCGGGCAGGGGCGCCGAGGTACGGGCGGGCCTGCGGTCGGCGCACGTGCTCGCGCTGCGCCGCACCCAGGACCTGCTGGGACTTCCCGCGATGCTGGAAAGTTCGGAAACGGTGGACCAGCGCACCGCGAGCAGCACCAACAGCGCCGCGCTGGCCCTGGACGCGCTGCGGCAGGACCTGGCCACCCTGGCCTTTCGCCCCGACTCCGAACAAGCGCTGGCCACTCCCGCGCTGCGCGCGGTGGACGAACTGCTCGGCGGCAACACCACGGCGCGGATCCCGGACGTGTCCGGGGCCCGTGCCCCGGCCACCGAGCTGCTGGCCGGGTCGCTGCTGGAGAACGGCCTGCACGCGCGATCCGCCATCGACGAGACGTTCGGCCACGCCGAGCCGTGGAAGAGCTACACCATCTCATTCGTCCGGACCGAACGCCTCCGGATCCGGTGATCCGCACACCGCGGAACAGAGCCGCGGAACGAGAGGATCTCCTCCGCGCAAATTTCCGACAACGAGAACGGGCAGCAGCGGAACCGGAAGGATGATCAGCCTCACAGGAGAACTGAAGACCTGTCCCCGCCTCACGCCGGAAAGTACCGTGCGCTCGGATGTTCCCAACGCGTTCCCGGGAGCCTTCCACGACCGCGACGCGCGAGAACGCGCCCGGTCCGCGGAGAAATCACGCCGATCGCACGACGCGAACCTGCACACGGGAGGAGAAGAGAATGCTGTGGCGGGCAGGACCGACCCGAAGACGTACGGACTCCCCGGCCCGGGCGACGCTGGGGACGCTGGTGGTGCTGACGATCCTGGTGAGCGCGCTGGCGAGCGTGACGTCGGGAGCTCGCTCGACGGTCGAGCGCGAGGTCCTCCGCGAGGGCGGATCGACCCAGGTCGAGCTGTCCGCGCTCGACAGCGGGCAATCGATCCGCACCCTCGACCCCGACAACCTCGACCGAGCGCGCGACGTGGAGCACGTGGACGGGGTCGTTCCCGACTACGTCTCGACCATCTACACCAGGAACTCGGATCCCGAGACCCCCACCTTCGACCTGACCACGCATTCCTGGAACCCCGCGACGCACCCCTCCGTCGTTCGAGGTGAGGTGCCGCGACCGCTCCGACCCGGCCAGATCGTGCTGCCCGCGCGCAGCGGGGGCGTCGACTTCACCCCGTACGTGGGCGAGAAGCTGCCCGCCGCACACACCGAGGCCACCGGGGAGCGCTCGGGCTCCCCGGCCCACAGCACCTTCACCGTGGTGGCCACCTACGACCCCGCGTGGCAGCTGGACGGGCCGGACGTCGCCTACGTCGCCCCGGAAACGGCGGCCGCCCTGGCAGCGGCCAAAGCGGGGGTCTCCCCCGAGCACTACCGGTCCAGCGCGGGAGCCCTGTCCGCGGTGGTCTCGGTGACCGAACAACGACACGTGTCCGCGGTGACGCACGAGCTGCGCCGACTCGACTTCTCCGCCGCCCCGGTCGCCGACCGGGTGAACGAGGGGGTGCCCGGGATCGCCGGGTTCGGCTACCGGATCGGCCTGCTGGGCGTGCTCCTCGCCGCCGTGCTCACCGGCCTGGCCCGCTCCCTCTCCGCGGGGTCCGCGCTCGGCTTTCCGAACGCGCTGTCCTGCGTCTGAGCGGCGACTCGGTGACCGGGCTGCGCCGGATCCTGCTCGGGGAGGCGATGCGGACCGGACTGCTCGCCGGAGCGCTCGGCAGTGTGCTCGGCATCGGCGGCGCGCTGCTCCTGCGCGGGCCTCTCGAGGGGGTTCTGGGGCTGGAAGTGCAGCTCACCGGCATGTTCCCCAGCCCGCTGTGGATCGCGGCCCTCGTGCTGACTCCCCCGGTCGGCTCCGCGCTCGGGGCATTCCTCGGAGGACGTGTCGCCCTCCGGCGCGGTCCCCGTCCGGCGGCCCGCGGGTGGGCCTGACCGAGGTTCCGCCACGGAGCAAACCGAGCAACCGGAACCGCCGAAGGGTCCGTGCTCTGATCCTGCGTCACCGGCACCGTCGAGTTCCCCGGGAACTTCCAGCGCAAGGCCTCACTCCGACGAAAGCGCTTACGAGCCTGAGCCATCGGCACCGCCGCGAGCCAGCCGAGTCGACGCAAAACCCGAACAGGAACTCCCGATAAAAGAGCGCTGTCCAACGAGAGCGCTCTGAGCCTGAGCAGGCCGACCGACCGCGGGTTCTCAGTCGAGTGCCCGGCGAGGACGGCCCCGACGTTGTGTAGGCCGCTACCCGATGTCGGGGCACCCGCAGCCGGGCGCCGACTGAGGTTCCGCCAAGCGACCCGCCGAGCACCCCGCACCGTCGACTCTGACCCTAGGAAAAACCGGGACTCGAGGCCTGCGCCCAGTACCGGCGCGGGATCCGCCCCGCCTGGGAGGCCAGACGCCCCGCCTCGACCCCGGAGCGCATGGCCGCCGCCATCCGCTCCGGGTCGGAGGCGCGGGTCACCGCGGAGGCCAGCAGCACCGCGTCGCACCCGAGCTCCATCGCCAGCGCGGCGTCCGAGGCCGTCCCGATCCCCGCGTCCAGCACCACGGGGACGGTGGCCCGCGAGCAGATCATCTCGATGTTGTGCGTGTTGCGGATGCCCAGACCGGTTCCGATCGGCGAGCCCAGCGGCATGATCGCGGCACAGCCGACCTGCTCCAGCTTGGAGGCCAGCGCCGGGTCGTCGTTGGTGTAGGCGAGCACCACGAAGCCCTGGTCCACGAGCTGCTCTGCCGCGTCCACCAGCTCGACCGGGTCGGGAAGCAGGGTCTGCTCGTCGGCCACCACTTCCAGCTTGATCCAGTTCGTCGCCAGCGCCTCCCTGGCGAGCTGCGCGGTCAGCACGGCCTCGGCCGCGCTGCGACACCCCGCCGTGTTGGGCAGCGGATCGATCCCCAACCGGTGCAGCAGATCGAACACCCCGGTGCCGCCGTTGGCGTCCGCCCTGCGCATGGCCACCGTGGTCAGCTCGGTCCCCGAGGAGATCAGCGCCTGCTCCAACGTGGTCATGTTGGCCGCGCCGCCGGTACCCATGATCAGACGCGACCCGAACTCGCGGCCCGCTATGACGAGTGGATCGTCCATGGTCAGCCTCCTTGCACCGCGGTGAGTATCTCCACGGTCGCGTCCTCGTGCAGTGCCGTTCGTTGCCAGGAGTCGCGCGGCACGACGGCACCGTCCAGCGCGACGGCCACCCCGCGCGCGGGAGCGCCGTAGCTCTCCAGGGCCTCGGCCACGCTCGTGTCCGCGGCGACCTCGTGCCGCTGTCCGTTGATCGTGATGTTCATCAGTTCCCCTTCCAACGCGCCGGGTCGGCGGCCTCCACCTCGGCCGGCGCTCGTCGTCCGCGCAGCAGCTCACCGACCGCCTCCGCCGTCAGCGGAGCCTGCAGGAAACCGTTGCGGTGGTGTCCGGTGGCCACGAGCACCCCGGTGTCCAGCCAGCCGATCAGCGGCAGGTTGTCCGGGGGGGCCGGGCGCAGTCCCGCGTTCGCCTCGACCAGCTCGTACTCGCCGATCCCGGGCAGCAGCCGTTCGGCGTCGCCGATGAGGTCCCGGACTCCCCCGACGGTCACCTCCGCGTCGAAGCCGCTCTCGTACTGGGTGGCCCCGATCACCAGCCCGTCGGTGCGCGGGACCAGGTAGATCTGCCTGCCGTGCACCGGCCCCCTGATCGTGTGCTGCGGGGGCGGCAGCGCGGTCGGCCTGGTCCGCAACCGCAGGATCTCGCCCTTCACCGGCCGGACGAGCCCGGACAGCTCCGGGTGCAGTTCGGGAGCGCGCACCCCCGCCGTGATCACGGCGGCGTCGCAGTGCAGCACCTCCCCGTCCAGCTCGACCGCCCCCGGGCGCACCCGCGAGGCGCTGCGGGCGAGGAACTCGACCCCGGCTTCCTCGGCCGCCCGGCGCAGCGCGGCGAGCGCGGTGCGGTTGTCCACGGACAGGTCCCCGGGCACCTCCAGCCCGGCACGCACGGAAGGTCCCAGCGTCGATTCGATCCCGCGCAGCTCGCGGCTCGTCCGCCCGGTCACCTTCCGCCCGAGCGAGTCCAGGTGCTCGGCCAGCGCGTCGAGCTGCTCGCGGTCGGCGTTGTCCACGGCGACCACGAGGGTGCCGTGCTCGTTCA contains:
- the thiC gene encoding phosphomethylpyrimidine synthase ThiC — protein: MADVYPQPSDSSEAATSESGQAPGGITAPGVTTGAIRGSRKVHHRTESGLPVPARRVELSNGEHLDVYDTSGPYTDENAEIDVHRGLHPLRSGWTDGREHRTQLEWARDGVVTREMEFIAAREGLSAELVRSEVAAGRAVIPANRRHPETEPMTIGKNFLVKVNANIGNSAVSSSIEEEVEKMVWASRWGADTIMDLSTGSRIHETREAILRNSPVPIGTVPIYQAMEKVGGDPANLTWESYRDTVIEQCEQGVDYMTVHAGVLLRYVPLTAQRVTGIVSRGGSIMAAWCLAHHEESFLYTHFSELCEILRSYDVTFSLGDGLRPGSIADANDRAQFAELETLGELTHIAREHGVQVMIEGPGHVPMDKIEENVRREEELCGEAPFYTLGPLATDVAPAYDHITSAIGAANIGRAGTAMLCYVTPKEHLGLPNRDDVKTGVITYKIAAHSSDLAKGHPRAQERDDALSRARFEFRWNDQFNLALDPETAQVYHDETLPAEPAKTAHFCSMCGPKFCSMKITQDVRDYADKHGLNSVEAIEAGMREKAEEFTAAGGKVYLPMAE
- the thiD gene encoding bifunctional hydroxymethylpyrimidine kinase/phosphomethylpyrimidine kinase, with the translated sequence MSGMDSTSGTHRPANNTAPPTALTIAGSDSGGSAGMHADLRTFFSCGVHGMTAVTAVTVQNTVGVSDVVEIPPETVAAQIESVASDIGVRAAKTGVLASAECIEAVLRACDRQGIGGAGRTPLVIDPVAASRSGEPLLRDDALEALRTEAFRRATLVTPNLDEVRLLTGIDVRGREQLWDAAKAIYDFGPSYVLIKSGHLAEDSECVDLLFDGNEATMLPGPRYSTVHTHGAGDAFASATTAALARGASVPRAVRMGKRFVTRSVEHAYPLGSGVGPVSTFWRISSRSI
- a CDS encoding DUF397 domain-containing protein, producing the protein MASRLLPLTSTWCRSTRSGGAGSGSGNCVEVAFGAGFTAVRDSKSPEDGVLAVSPRAWKAFLDGLRSERYRR
- a CDS encoding FUSC family protein is translated as MLKRLQAELSTEAGAPDPRQRQYTTAVLLAVAAAVVLGWMFDLTGPAILGGLTAVFVLITSEGHSLRADLRMFARFAPALTLVMAVGPLLGEIPVLAGTLVTLVVFGTGMLPALGERYRTFGQTFAAATLVSTTTGIGADQPITTLATWAVLGSLFALLLRVLLGLGDPTRTIRVTVAQTLTTPGPGVVAGAAAAWRTDGRVSWLGQVLAGAARFRAAREVLLAQAQQTGEPEAEWLRRTVARGDEIATELATAVRSRVCTGLNRLARARPEELSGSEQHELPEAVRGMNEGLDRVRAAVLERDTSAATAATSGGRRQQALGAVRAHLSLRSALFRHALRCALAVAAGMAVALLLHTPAASTLLLGLHVVLQPAARDSMNGALERTGGAVLGVVLLSVLIVLVPHAVLLVPLTIAAMLLRVQLLRGDYRLLLAALIGITLLDRVSAAERQSLVDSTIGFAANTAIGAAIALAVGFVSYLVLPSSLRPDVHGTIRSTVWSLSELLRSVRAAGRGAEVRAGLRSAHVLALRRTQDLLGLPAMLESSETVDQRTASSTNSAALALDALRQDLATLAFRPDSEQALATPALRAVDELLGGNTTARIPDVSGARAPATELLAGSLLENGLHARSAIDETFGHAEPWKSYTISFVRTERLRIR
- a CDS encoding ABC transporter permease, with the protein product MLWRAGPTRRRTDSPARATLGTLVVLTILVSALASVTSGARSTVEREVLREGGSTQVELSALDSGQSIRTLDPDNLDRARDVEHVDGVVPDYVSTIYTRNSDPETPTFDLTTHSWNPATHPSVVRGEVPRPLRPGQIVLPARSGGVDFTPYVGEKLPAAHTEATGERSGSPAHSTFTVVATYDPAWQLDGPDVAYVAPETAAALAAAKAGVSPEHYRSSAGALSAVVSVTEQRHVSAVTHELRRLDFSAAPVADRVNEGVPGIAGFGYRIGLLGVLLAAVLTGLARSLSAGSALGFPNALSCV
- a CDS encoding thiazole synthase, which translates into the protein MDDPLVIAGREFGSRLIMGTGGAANMTTLEQALISSGTELTTVAMRRADANGGTGVFDLLHRLGIDPLPNTAGCRSAAEAVLTAQLAREALATNWIKLEVVADEQTLLPDPVELVDAAEQLVDQGFVVLAYTNDDPALASKLEQVGCAAIMPLGSPIGTGLGIRNTHNIEMICSRATVPVVLDAGIGTASDAALAMELGCDAVLLASAVTRASDPERMAAAMRSGVEAGRLASQAGRIPRRYWAQASSPGFS
- the thiS gene encoding sulfur carrier protein ThiS, which produces MNITINGQRHEVAADTSVAEALESYGAPARGVAVALDGAVVPRDSWQRTALHEDATVEILTAVQGG
- the thiO gene encoding glycine oxidase ThiO, yielding MTNGQPQDVALVGGGVIGLSCAWRLAAQGFRVRLIDPAPASGASHVAGGMLAPIAEAWPGEESLLELGAASLRRWPEFAAELSAAAAGPSGLNEHGTLVVAVDNADREQLDALAEHLDSLGRKVTGRTSRELRGIESTLGPSVRAGLEVPGDLSVDNRTALAALRRAAEEAGVEFLARSASRVRPGAVELDGEVLHCDAAVITAGVRAPELHPELSGLVRPVKGEILRLRTRPTALPPPQHTIRGPVHGRQIYLVPRTDGLVIGATQYESGFDAEVTVGGVRDLIGDAERLLPGIGEYELVEANAGLRPAPPDNLPLIGWLDTGVLVATGHHRNGFLQAPLTAEAVGELLRGRRAPAEVEAADPARWKGN